GGTGCCGTGCCGCTATCGCCATCGCTGCGGCGCGCGGTGTGGAGGCAAGGTGCCTGCCGGCCTCGATCCCGTGCACCTGACCCATCTTGAATGCGTGATGACCTTCCGGCGCCGTGACTTCCTGATCTCCCTCGCCCTCGCGGTGCTGTGCGCCGTGGTGGCGGGCTGGGCCGGCTATAAGATGGTCTGCGCCGCTGGCATCAACGAGCAGCACGCGCTCGCCGAGCGGCGCATGGACATCGCCAACGAGACGCTGGAACGGGAAATCGAGAAGTACGGCCTCCTGCCGCGCACTGCTGCCGTCAGCCCGAACGTGATCGACTTCCTCAGCCGGCCCGCGACAGCCGAGGGCGTGGCCGAGATCAACCGCCAGCTGCGCACGCTCAACGACAGCGCCGGCACGCTCCAGACCTATCTGGTCGATCCCTCGGGCCGCATCGTCGCCTCCAGCAACTGGTCGGAGAAAGACAGCTTCATCGGCCGGGATATCTCCTACCGGCCCTATTTCCAGAACGCCCAGCCGGGGCGGACCACCGGTTATTACGCGGTGGGCACGACGGGCGATGCCCCGGGCTATTTCCTCGCCAGCGCGGTGGAGGACGGAGGCCGCAGGCTCGGCGTGGTCGCCGTGAAGCTCGGGCTCGACCAGCTGGAGCGGCTGTGGCTCGGCCAGCCCGAGCCGGCCCTCATGGTCGATGACAACGGCATCGTCGTCGTCTCCTCCGTACCGGACTGGAAGTTCGGCGCCCTGCGCCCGCTGCCCGCGGCGACCCTCGCCCATCTGGAAGCTTCGCAGCAATACAATCACCGGGAGATCAGGACGCTGGACTGGAAGGTGCTGACCACCTTCCGGAACGGGTCCTTCCTCGTGCGGGCGGGCACCCCGGCCGGCACCGCGACCTATCTTGCCGCCGGCCGCCCCGTGCCGGATCTGCACATGCACATGATCGTCCTCTCCGAGCCGCGCGAGGTCTATCGGGTCGCCTGGGGATGGGCCATCGCCTGCGCGGCCCTCGCCGCCCTCGCCTGCGCCTTGCTGCACGTGCTGAACATGCGGCGGCTCAGCATCCGCGAGCGCCTTGCCATGCGCGAGGCGCTCCAGGCCTCCCACGACCGGCTGGAAATCCTCGTCGAGGCCCGCAGCGCGGAACTGCGTCGCGCCAATGAGGGCCTGCGCCGGGAGGTGAGCGAGCGCATCCAGGCCGTGAAGCAGCTCCAGTCCTTTCAGGAGGAGCTGA
The Azorhizobium caulinodans ORS 571 genome window above contains:
- a CDS encoding sensor histidine kinase, which translates into the protein MPTWAGQVPCRYRHRCGARCGGKVPAGLDPVHLTHLECVMTFRRRDFLISLALAVLCAVVAGWAGYKMVCAAGINEQHALAERRMDIANETLEREIEKYGLLPRTAAVSPNVIDFLSRPATAEGVAEINRQLRTLNDSAGTLQTYLVDPSGRIVASSNWSEKDSFIGRDISYRPYFQNAQPGRTTGYYAVGTTGDAPGYFLASAVEDGGRRLGVVAVKLGLDQLERLWLGQPEPALMVDDNGIVVVSSVPDWKFGALRPLPAATLAHLEASQQYNHREIRTLDWKVLTTFRNGSFLVRAGTPAGTATYLAAGRPVPDLHMHMIVLSEPREVYRVAWGWAIACAALAALACALLHVLNMRRLSIRERLAMREALQASHDRLEILVEARSAELRRANEGLRREVSERIQAVKQLQSFQEELIRTENLAVIGQLSAGIAHEINQPLAALSTLSANAVRFLERNDLATVRLNLGRISDLVARMGALTGQLRSFARRSTGEIGATAVGLRVDGAVALLAHRLTKDGVVVELLPPGGVLTVLCDPVRLEQVLVNLISNAVDASSDLRVPHIQVSWGAEGESGIIRVRDNGIGLTDAVKAHLFEPFFTTKKTSGLGLGLAISADIIRGFGGALTADNNPDGGATFTITLPLAEQKETCDA